A region from the Streptomyces tsukubensis genome encodes:
- a CDS encoding helix-turn-helix transcriptional regulator, which translates to MPPHPLEDPMVDGAFAPRTDTGSEPLSPGQLLGHPGLLRAWRAVAGEKLGLGGPLSQVDVATAIGRSRGWYQNLENGARPKIDKAVLDSLAKVLLLGRDEHQALVLALMDGALTTIPDSFGDATVRRDLQMMLDQQLPNPAYLTDRVWNIIGYNAAMAALWPWVKEPGANLIRWAMLSDEARFQYVDWQHHATEYVKLLRFASAQYPHDAELSKLITDVKADLVCGRFWDTDIAAVSESRDGHLFKMVLPSMGHQPIEVISHVLFPASLPGARTVIITWAGTDEDATTVTGQPTDRTPERPSVPWPNLPPVLSGQTVRRLTATPAEAVELAGPHAVPLPLLGTLLGGDDCYLVLDPDAGTVIRSTRHANGEWDVRESSAADLLHELPAGTPAGDTLAECKLLLRATLPSDPLEASRACETRLREARIRAEALAEVQDELARSWRALVPLV; encoded by the coding sequence ATGCCCCCACACCCCCTGGAGGACCCCATGGTCGACGGCGCCTTCGCGCCCCGCACGGACACCGGCTCCGAGCCGCTGTCCCCCGGACAGCTCCTCGGGCACCCCGGTCTGCTGCGTGCCTGGCGGGCCGTCGCCGGGGAGAAGCTCGGGCTGGGCGGGCCACTGTCGCAGGTGGATGTCGCCACGGCCATCGGGCGGAGCCGGGGCTGGTACCAGAACCTGGAGAACGGCGCCCGGCCCAAGATCGACAAGGCGGTCCTGGACTCCCTGGCGAAGGTGCTGCTGCTGGGCCGGGACGAGCACCAGGCCCTGGTGCTGGCGCTCATGGACGGCGCCCTGACCACGATCCCGGACAGCTTCGGCGACGCGACCGTGCGGCGCGACCTCCAGATGATGCTCGACCAGCAGCTCCCGAACCCGGCGTATCTGACCGACCGGGTGTGGAACATCATCGGCTACAACGCCGCCATGGCCGCCCTGTGGCCCTGGGTGAAGGAGCCCGGCGCGAACCTGATCCGCTGGGCGATGCTCAGCGACGAGGCCCGCTTCCAGTACGTCGACTGGCAGCACCACGCAACCGAGTACGTCAAGCTGCTGCGCTTCGCCAGCGCCCAGTACCCGCACGACGCCGAGCTGTCGAAGCTGATCACGGACGTGAAGGCCGACCTCGTCTGCGGCCGGTTCTGGGACACCGACATCGCCGCCGTCTCCGAGTCCCGCGACGGCCACCTGTTCAAGATGGTCCTGCCCTCCATGGGCCACCAGCCCATTGAGGTCATCAGCCACGTCCTCTTCCCGGCCTCCCTGCCCGGCGCCCGCACCGTGATCATCACCTGGGCCGGAACCGACGAGGACGCCACCACAGTGACCGGGCAGCCGACCGACCGCACCCCGGAGCGGCCCTCCGTGCCCTGGCCGAACCTGCCGCCCGTGCTCTCCGGGCAGACCGTGCGCCGTCTCACCGCCACCCCGGCCGAGGCCGTCGAGCTGGCCGGGCCCCACGCCGTCCCCCTCCCGCTGCTGGGTACCCTGCTCGGCGGGGACGACTGCTACCTCGTCCTGGACCCGGACGCCGGGACCGTCATCCGCTCCACCCGCCACGCGAACGGCGAGTGGGACGTCCGCGAGTCCTCCGCCGCCGATCTCCTGCACGAGCTTCCCGCCGGTACCCCGGCCGGGGACACGCTGGCCGAGTGCAAGCTCCTCCTACGGGCCACCCTCCCCAGCGACCCCCTCGAAGCGTCTCGTGCTTGCGAGACCCGACTCCGAGAAGCACGGATCCGCGCGGAGGCACTGGCCGAGGTCCAAGATGAGCTGGCTCGGTCCTGGAGAGCACTGGTGCCGCTGGTGTAA
- a CDS encoding ATP-binding protein has translation MRDRNAQPQPVGGLARRLAHILTTRGIDPTSTPQGGPEPVPALLAAESRIPARYRGATADHPAVAAWVRDIAEAGRPGPGGAPGIAQGRSLLIAGTTGTGKTHQAYGAVRSLISAGVRLRWKAVTAADLYADLRPRPGHDGERELRDLARCPLLIIDDLGAAKYSEWTEEITMRLMNRRYNELLPTLVTTNLGMADLRAHIGDRVASRLTEMADKVILDGPDRRRTHRHPAAAA, from the coding sequence ATGCGCGACCGCAACGCCCAGCCCCAGCCCGTCGGCGGCCTCGCCCGCCGCCTCGCCCACATCCTCACCACCCGGGGCATCGACCCCACCAGCACCCCGCAGGGCGGCCCGGAGCCGGTCCCGGCCCTGCTCGCCGCCGAGTCCCGGATCCCCGCCCGATACCGGGGTGCCACGGCGGACCACCCGGCGGTCGCCGCCTGGGTCCGCGACATCGCCGAGGCGGGACGGCCCGGTCCGGGCGGTGCGCCGGGGATCGCGCAGGGCCGGTCGCTGCTGATCGCCGGAACGACGGGCACGGGCAAGACCCACCAGGCGTACGGCGCCGTCCGCAGCCTCATCTCCGCCGGGGTCCGGCTGCGGTGGAAGGCGGTCACCGCCGCCGACCTCTACGCCGACCTCCGGCCCCGCCCCGGGCACGACGGCGAGCGCGAACTCCGGGATCTCGCCCGCTGCCCGCTACTGATCATCGATGACCTCGGGGCCGCGAAGTACTCGGAGTGGACCGAGGAGATCACCATGCGGCTGATGAACCGCCGCTACAACGAACTCCTCCCGACCCTGGTCACCACCAACCTCGGCATGGCCGACCTCCGCGCCCACATCGGCGACCGCGTCGCCTCCCGGCTGACCGAGATGGCCGACAAGGTCATCCTCGACGGCCCCGACCGCAGACGCACCCACCGGCACCCCGCCGCAGCAGCCTGA
- a CDS encoding restriction endonuclease has protein sequence MTVHSHSEMTGRLIREAAPDPLIAAVLGEITWNDHADALLWMAEGRLAARLADDWTSHQADVDADIANCQENLQSLLRGRNQETVRRDRFYEESAREDALNLLQREAQAALKQCEALQDTIAHDFGRRTRDRVLGTASSGDTVTKLDSRLGAERMKLVQIRDEYERTMSALSERESRNQAFIASGNATAMETIKGFGHRRFELFVASLLERDGYTIERRHGGPGDEGADVIATDKLGARVVVQCKHTSASMAKNVIGADDVHKFNGTARPEHRATLAVMMTNGWATDRARTFAGRHDIIIIESSALQRLAEYGESIRERIAPIRENAS, from the coding sequence GTGACAGTCCACTCACATTCCGAGATGACAGGGCGCCTTATCCGAGAAGCCGCTCCCGATCCCCTGATAGCCGCAGTCCTGGGTGAGATCACCTGGAACGACCACGCGGACGCCCTCTTGTGGATGGCAGAAGGACGGCTCGCCGCCCGGCTCGCGGACGACTGGACATCCCATCAGGCCGATGTCGATGCCGACATCGCCAACTGCCAGGAGAACCTGCAAAGTCTGCTCCGTGGGCGGAACCAGGAGACGGTCCGGAGAGACCGGTTCTATGAGGAATCGGCCCGGGAGGACGCTCTCAACCTCCTGCAGCGCGAGGCACAGGCCGCCCTGAAACAGTGCGAGGCGTTACAGGACACCATTGCGCACGACTTTGGCCGCCGTACGCGGGATCGTGTTCTGGGGACGGCATCGTCGGGTGACACAGTCACGAAGCTCGACAGCCGACTGGGCGCCGAACGCATGAAGCTCGTTCAGATCCGGGATGAGTACGAGCGGACCATGAGCGCGCTATCCGAACGGGAAAGCCGGAACCAGGCATTCATCGCCAGCGGGAACGCCACAGCGATGGAGACCATCAAGGGGTTTGGCCACCGAAGGTTCGAGCTGTTCGTCGCCTCCCTGCTCGAACGGGACGGGTACACCATCGAGCGACGCCACGGTGGCCCTGGAGATGAGGGCGCAGACGTCATCGCCACCGACAAACTCGGTGCCAGGGTTGTGGTTCAGTGCAAGCACACATCAGCATCAATGGCCAAGAACGTCATCGGAGCGGATGATGTACACAAGTTCAACGGAACAGCCCGCCCGGAACACCGGGCAACGCTGGCCGTGATGATGACGAACGGCTGGGCCACCGACCGCGCCCGCACATTCGCCGGCAGGCACGACATCATCATCATCGAAAGCAGCGCGCTCCAGCGCTTGGCGGAGTACGGGGAGAGTATCCGCGAGCGGATCGCTCCTATCAGGGAAAACGCGTCATAG
- a CDS encoding DUF4913 domain-containing protein, giving the protein MSEPLPDEPVRIADHDLNDLVSTVNRLVTETQRQSETIARLSSEHDGEGAEESTSLADPSAEGTPTEPEGPSSIFILALAGTAYEEELKALGTWVERLLLPVYGREITTGRPWCFEWREHPEAIARLHGLWLAWQQFTDTEAGLAGPATWHRDYLDPTWLQLRAPDGPFGACTTSPARRSHRLLAAPDAEVG; this is encoded by the coding sequence ATGTCCGAACCACTTCCCGACGAGCCAGTCCGTATCGCGGACCACGACCTGAACGACCTGGTCTCCACCGTGAACCGGCTCGTCACCGAGACCCAGCGGCAGAGCGAGACCATCGCCCGCCTCTCCAGCGAGCACGACGGCGAAGGCGCCGAGGAGAGCACCAGCCTGGCCGACCCTTCTGCGGAGGGCACTCCGACCGAGCCGGAAGGGCCGTCCTCGATCTTCATCCTGGCCCTGGCCGGGACGGCGTACGAGGAAGAACTCAAGGCCCTCGGAACCTGGGTGGAACGGCTCCTGCTGCCCGTGTACGGACGGGAGATCACCACCGGCCGCCCGTGGTGCTTCGAGTGGCGCGAGCACCCCGAGGCCATCGCCCGCCTTCACGGCCTGTGGCTGGCGTGGCAGCAGTTCACCGACACCGAGGCCGGGCTGGCGGGGCCGGCGACCTGGCACCGCGACTACCTCGACCCGACCTGGCTCCAGCTCCGCGCCCCCGACGGCCCGTTCGGCGCGTGCACCACCAGCCCGGCCCGGCGCAGCCACCGGCTGCTGGCCGCGCCCGATGCGGAGGTGGGCTGA
- a CDS encoding DUF317 domain-containing protein, with the protein MPAAEEIDGDVFVSPVYLAGSTYTGDPALVPLLDAGFNRLDDDLANIYLSSPDQRIRVGWLPEGEDDCLWRITGHEQPFAPPRWLATFDHYTPVEVVAAFTTALAEDHAHGSNAAIHGRLDSAQAEPLRPLAEAGWRVDHGPYLSVSQPPDRLALVTRINGRLDHHEEISDQRSKWTVGGGASGYSSEWLGTFTTNTPTHLITATMTRLSDPTPVARYKDHLPERNRAAARITPVKPPVPSPLDIQRAAVARSRSTVAKTVIPSPALVYRTTTALPAAATARHR; encoded by the coding sequence ATGCCCGCTGCTGAAGAGATCGACGGAGACGTCTTCGTCTCCCCGGTCTACCTCGCCGGGTCTACCTACACCGGTGACCCGGCTCTTGTTCCCCTGCTCGATGCCGGGTTCAACCGCCTAGACGACGACCTCGCCAACATCTATCTCTCCTCGCCCGACCAGCGGATACGCGTCGGGTGGCTGCCTGAGGGCGAGGACGACTGCCTGTGGCGGATCACCGGCCACGAGCAGCCGTTCGCCCCGCCCCGGTGGCTGGCCACCTTCGACCACTACACCCCGGTTGAGGTGGTCGCCGCGTTCACCACCGCCCTCGCCGAAGACCACGCCCACGGCAGCAACGCCGCCATCCACGGACGCCTCGACTCCGCCCAGGCGGAGCCCCTGCGTCCTCTGGCCGAGGCGGGCTGGCGCGTCGACCACGGGCCCTACCTCAGCGTCAGCCAGCCGCCCGACCGGCTCGCCCTGGTCACCCGCATCAACGGGCGGCTGGACCACCACGAGGAGATCAGCGACCAACGGTCGAAATGGACCGTCGGCGGCGGCGCCTCCGGCTACTCCTCCGAGTGGCTCGGCACCTTCACCACGAACACCCCGACCCACCTGATCACGGCCACCATGACCCGGCTCTCCGACCCCACCCCCGTCGCCCGCTACAAGGACCATCTCCCCGAGCGCAACCGGGCGGCGGCCCGCATCACGCCGGTCAAGCCGCCGGTCCCCAGCCCGCTGGACATCCAGCGCGCGGCGGTCGCCCGCTCCCGCTCGACCGTGGCCAAGACGGTGATCCCCTCACCGGCCCTCGTGTACCGGACAACGACCGCGCTCCCGGCCGCCGCAACGGCCCGGCACCGCTGA
- a CDS encoding winged helix-turn-helix domain-containing protein — protein sequence MPTLRTALAGRTESINHTLTVLTPRWTTWTLQTLRRQESMRAAEIGAAMPWNSYPTTIQILNRMHNQGLVQRLGHGTYGITAAGLATEPVHRALADWHRQNFTTVTADAERAEDVLARLRPAGTTATLAALDQHGPLTYPEVVESTGLQPSSAYQRLACLERDGLILRDSPGRGARYGVSPAAEQLGDTYTALASWPPASADPGTAPARPVLVRPQAASSEWAAVAVQRAPSTAAVPGLFSHPPAAQPLVPAAVTAISRPPRTR from the coding sequence GTGCCCACCCTGCGTACCGCCCTCGCCGGGCGGACCGAATCCATCAACCACACCCTGACCGTGCTCACTCCCCGCTGGACCACCTGGACCCTGCAGACCCTGCGCCGGCAGGAGTCGATGCGGGCGGCGGAGATCGGGGCGGCCATGCCGTGGAACAGCTACCCGACGACGATCCAGATCCTCAACCGCATGCACAACCAGGGGCTCGTGCAGCGGCTCGGCCACGGAACATACGGGATCACGGCCGCCGGGCTGGCAACCGAGCCGGTGCACCGCGCTCTCGCCGACTGGCACCGCCAGAACTTCACCACGGTCACCGCCGACGCGGAACGCGCCGAGGACGTCCTCGCCCGGCTCCGCCCCGCCGGGACCACCGCCACCCTCGCCGCACTGGACCAGCACGGCCCGCTCACGTACCCGGAGGTGGTCGAGTCGACCGGGCTGCAGCCCAGTTCGGCGTACCAACGTCTCGCGTGCCTGGAGCGGGATGGACTGATCCTCCGGGACTCCCCAGGACGGGGTGCCCGGTACGGGGTGAGCCCGGCGGCCGAACAGCTCGGCGACACGTACACGGCCCTCGCCTCCTGGCCCCCCGCCTCCGCAGACCCGGGGACGGCTCCGGCCCGGCCGGTCCTCGTCCGGCCGCAGGCCGCGAGCAGCGAGTGGGCGGCCGTCGCCGTCCAGCGCGCCCCCTCCACGGCGGCGGTCCCGGGGCTGTTCTCGCACCCGCCCGCGGCCCAGCCCTTGGTGCCGGCCGCCGTCACCGCGATCTCCCGCCCGCCCCGCACCCGCTGA
- a CDS encoding DUF2637 domain-containing protein, whose protein sequence is MTTPAPIPAHATTAWDKAAVVTLGAAACALSYDALQQMAASIHIRGALTYLFPLIIDGFIAYGVRGLLVLRTAPFTARLYTWALFGTASAVSIWANALHAVRLNQQGPPGAGLKLGDLTVGVLSTVAPLALAGAVHLYILIARRTEPTDRPGHSGQPDTPTVRTDRIMTDCPGVTDRPESGRAELTGSSDRDRPELTGPPDTDRPAPVTGHPAAELTAPAPSAPDTPSVTPAPVTLPDPEPEHTGRDEAAPSGEPDSRPAPDTAPTGLTGPEGEDELLPIARAAVTRADKVTRQIVADAIRGQGIPLANDRLTALVTQLRDENRPTRPGHRPAPVTATG, encoded by the coding sequence GTGACCACCCCGGCGCCGATACCGGCGCACGCCACCACCGCGTGGGACAAGGCCGCCGTCGTCACCCTCGGTGCCGCCGCCTGCGCCCTCTCCTACGACGCCCTCCAGCAGATGGCCGCCTCCATCCACATCCGGGGCGCCCTGACCTACCTCTTCCCCCTGATCATCGACGGGTTCATCGCCTACGGCGTCCGCGGACTCCTCGTCCTGCGCACCGCCCCGTTCACCGCCCGCCTCTACACCTGGGCCCTCTTCGGCACCGCCTCGGCGGTCAGCATCTGGGCCAACGCCCTCCACGCCGTCCGCCTCAACCAGCAGGGCCCACCGGGGGCCGGGCTGAAGCTCGGCGACCTCACGGTCGGGGTGCTTTCCACGGTGGCCCCGCTCGCCCTTGCCGGAGCCGTCCACCTCTACATCCTCATCGCCCGCCGCACGGAACCCACCGACCGGCCCGGTCACTCCGGACAGCCGGATACCCCGACTGTCCGCACCGACCGGATCATGACCGACTGCCCCGGAGTGACCGACCGGCCGGAGAGCGGCCGGGCAGAACTGACCGGCAGCAGTGACCGGGACCGTCCGGAACTGACCGGCCCGCCGGACACCGACCGGCCGGCCCCGGTCACCGGACACCCGGCGGCCGAACTGACCGCGCCCGCACCCTCCGCCCCGGACACCCCGTCGGTCACCCCGGCCCCGGTCACCCTCCCTGACCCGGAGCCCGAGCACACCGGCCGCGACGAGGCCGCACCGTCCGGGGAACCTGACAGCAGACCCGCCCCGGACACCGCACCGACCGGACTGACCGGCCCGGAGGGCGAGGACGAACTCCTCCCGATCGCCCGCGCGGCGGTCACCCGGGCGGACAAGGTCACCCGCCAGATCGTCGCGGACGCCATCCGGGGCCAGGGCATCCCGCTGGCCAATGACCGGCTGACCGCCCTGGTCACCCAGCTCCGCGACGAGAACCGGCCGACCCGCCCCGGCCACCGGCCGGCCCCGGTCACCGCGACCGGCTGA
- a CDS encoding DUF317 domain-containing protein — protein MSQPTALATADTVIEAAWQRPVDTLQTLRLEGRTTDPTLLTVLRIRQSLVFSDAEISSHQERLHHLTRPGHVPLLHELDAVTSAASQLRTAHAEAHARVRALCAVIDAHPKNRLADHLTRDLDRSATIQPRAEAARARTTTPVPAAPAPSVVNTQAVIPAGAPAAGPRADEVGEFPDGHLDPAAVRHPRPRLRRRLDVVGQLLVLPGLVPVHPSASPLCCFCLMVPLVDSVRGRHLPSLRRPVRGGIRPRQTPTRPNGLEHVSGPMFKYGRREKPQVNEGIPVPVTYSALALPRPAKLHPLHTPDTREWPTGCDCAGPVLALLEAHGWTRITDPDANVHCTSPDGAMYVGFLPEAPAARHGDLWHIRALDLDGAPVWQQTFPSGIPPQAVAGFLAGLIATPSALCAHCS, from the coding sequence TTGTCCCAGCCCACCGCTCTGGCCACCGCCGATACCGTCATCGAGGCCGCCTGGCAGCGGCCCGTCGACACCCTCCAGACCCTTCGGCTCGAAGGCCGCACCACCGACCCCACCCTGCTCACCGTGCTGCGCATCCGGCAGAGCCTCGTCTTCTCCGACGCCGAGATCAGCAGTCACCAGGAGCGGCTCCACCACCTCACCCGCCCCGGGCACGTTCCCCTCCTCCACGAGCTGGACGCCGTCACCTCCGCCGCCTCCCAGCTCCGCACCGCCCACGCCGAGGCCCACGCCCGCGTCCGCGCCCTCTGCGCCGTCATCGACGCCCACCCCAAAAACCGGCTCGCCGACCACCTCACCCGCGACCTCGACCGCTCGGCGACCATCCAGCCCCGCGCCGAAGCCGCCCGCGCCCGCACCACCACCCCCGTACCCGCCGCCCCGGCACCGTCAGTGGTGAACACGCAGGCGGTGATCCCGGCCGGGGCACCGGCGGCCGGTCCCCGGGCGGACGAGGTCGGCGAGTTCCCCGACGGTCATCTCGATCCGGCGGCCGTCCGCCATCCGCGCCCGCGCCTCCGACGCCGCCTGGACGTCGTCGGCCAGCTCCTCGTACTCCCGGGCCTCGTCCCTGTTCACCCTTCCGCCTCCCCGTTGTGCTGCTTCTGCCTGATGGTGCCGCTCGTGGACAGCGTCCGCGGGCGGCACCTTCCTTCCCTCCGCCGGCCTGTCCGGGGCGGGATTCGCCCACGGCAGACACCCACCCGCCCGAACGGACTGGAACACGTCTCCGGACCCATGTTCAAGTACGGGCGTCGGGAAAAACCGCAGGTCAACGAAGGGATACCCGTACCCGTGACGTACTCCGCCCTCGCTCTTCCCCGCCCCGCCAAGCTCCACCCGCTCCACACCCCGGACACCCGGGAGTGGCCGACGGGCTGCGACTGCGCGGGCCCCGTCCTCGCCCTCCTCGAAGCTCACGGCTGGACCCGGATCACCGACCCGGACGCCAACGTCCACTGCACCAGCCCGGACGGCGCGATGTACGTCGGGTTCCTCCCCGAAGCCCCCGCCGCCCGCCACGGCGACCTCTGGCACATCCGCGCCCTTGACCTGGACGGTGCCCCGGTCTGGCAGCAGACCTTCCCCTCCGGGATCCCTCCGCAGGCCGTCGCCGGGTTCCTGGCCGGGCTCATCGCCACCCCCAGTGCCCTGTGCGCCCACTGCTCCTGA
- a CDS encoding mobilization protein: MVPDISTGSRTYGLLAYLYGPGRRDEHQDPHIVAAWEPLLAPDPGRDPAATLKQLTDRLDLPVLALPAGRRPARHVWHCPVRTAPGDRLLSDAEWGEVARRIVHATGIAEAGDDQACRWIAVRHAPDHIHIAATLKRQDGRSPRHHQDAIRAQAECRRIEADFGLQRLNSGDQTAAQRPTSAERSKAERAGRAEPSRETLREVVRQALAGAADEGEFFARLTAAGLRVEKRIAPSGDTLGYKVALPADRNRAGEPVWFSGSKLAPDLSLPKIRQRLEAGALDTEEEPRPRPATARRDAVVPAVRAAAVLDQDDDGKVVGQLVGTGELLDALAKTAPATTRRELSQAARAFERATRTHERAARADHRALRSAARGVLRAGDALGRGEDGGTTAMVLSTLVLVTLAAARWHSAHGHTQQAAAARQAAQHLRTAYQTTAAQPLKAMRHHAQRLPGPVRDQHSITVTAVLPEYADRLRQETGWDALIATLDHAQAAGHDPTTLLKTVVEQRELDTADNVNDVLIWRIRHTTGLPTSPKPTTTPRPARTRAPKPTEAPARTIPTPPGQRRPRR; the protein is encoded by the coding sequence GTGGTTCCGGACATCTCCACCGGCAGCCGTACGTACGGCCTGCTCGCCTACCTCTACGGCCCCGGCCGCCGAGACGAACACCAAGATCCCCACATCGTCGCCGCCTGGGAACCCCTCCTCGCGCCCGACCCGGGCCGGGACCCGGCGGCCACGCTCAAGCAGTTGACCGACCGGCTCGACCTCCCCGTCCTCGCCCTCCCCGCCGGCCGCCGTCCGGCCCGGCACGTCTGGCACTGCCCCGTCCGCACCGCCCCCGGCGACCGCCTTCTGTCGGATGCCGAGTGGGGCGAGGTCGCCCGCCGCATCGTCCACGCCACCGGCATCGCCGAAGCCGGTGACGACCAGGCGTGCCGGTGGATCGCCGTCCGCCACGCACCGGATCACATCCACATCGCTGCCACCCTCAAACGCCAGGACGGCCGCAGCCCCCGCCATCACCAGGACGCCATCCGTGCCCAGGCCGAATGCCGACGGATCGAAGCCGACTTCGGCCTTCAGCGGCTCAACTCCGGTGACCAGACGGCCGCTCAGCGCCCGACCAGCGCCGAGCGCTCCAAGGCGGAGCGCGCCGGGCGGGCCGAGCCGTCGCGTGAGACCCTCCGCGAAGTTGTCCGCCAGGCCCTGGCCGGAGCCGCGGACGAAGGCGAGTTCTTCGCCCGGCTCACCGCCGCCGGCCTGCGCGTCGAGAAGCGGATCGCGCCGTCCGGGGACACCCTCGGCTACAAGGTCGCCCTCCCCGCCGACCGCAACCGGGCGGGCGAACCGGTCTGGTTCTCCGGCTCCAAACTCGCCCCCGACCTCTCCCTCCCCAAGATCCGCCAGCGCCTGGAAGCCGGAGCCCTAGACACGGAGGAGGAGCCCCGGCCACGCCCGGCCACCGCCCGCCGCGACGCCGTCGTCCCCGCCGTACGGGCCGCCGCCGTCCTCGACCAGGACGACGACGGCAAGGTCGTCGGCCAGCTCGTCGGCACCGGAGAACTCCTCGACGCCCTCGCCAAGACGGCCCCCGCCACCACCCGCCGGGAGCTGTCCCAGGCGGCCCGCGCCTTCGAACGCGCCACCCGCACCCACGAACGCGCAGCCCGAGCCGACCACCGCGCCCTCCGCTCCGCCGCCCGCGGAGTCCTGCGCGCCGGAGACGCGCTCGGACGGGGCGAGGACGGCGGCACCACCGCCATGGTCCTGTCCACCCTCGTCCTCGTCACCCTCGCCGCCGCCCGCTGGCACTCAGCCCACGGCCACACCCAACAAGCAGCCGCCGCACGACAAGCCGCCCAACACCTCCGAACCGCCTACCAGACCACCGCCGCCCAGCCCTTGAAGGCAATGCGCCACCACGCCCAACGGCTGCCCGGCCCCGTACGCGACCAGCACAGCATCACGGTGACCGCGGTCCTGCCCGAGTACGCCGACCGGCTCCGGCAGGAGACCGGCTGGGACGCCCTGATCGCCACCCTCGACCACGCCCAGGCAGCCGGCCACGACCCCACCACCCTCCTCAAGACCGTGGTCGAACAGCGCGAACTCGACACCGCCGACAACGTCAACGATGTCCTCATCTGGCGCATCCGCCACACCACCGGCCTCCCCACCTCGCCGAAGCCGACCACGACCCCCCGCCCGGCCCGCACCCGCGCCCCGAAGCCCACCGAGGCCCCCGCCCGCACCATCCCGACCCCGCCTGGTCAGCGACGGCCACGCCGCTGA
- a CDS encoding plasmid mobilization protein encodes MQRDHVRSVRLTADELANVQQAARTVGLTTAGFLADAAVALARSHGDARVWLTDQRALVAELMTAAAQLARAGNNLNQVARILNSGGHSDGVDRAVERVLRAAVRVEAAAVEIARRR; translated from the coding sequence GTGCAGCGCGACCACGTCCGCAGCGTCCGCCTCACCGCCGACGAACTCGCCAACGTCCAGCAGGCCGCCCGCACGGTCGGGCTGACCACCGCCGGGTTTCTCGCCGACGCCGCCGTCGCTCTCGCCCGCAGCCACGGTGACGCCCGCGTCTGGCTGACCGACCAGCGGGCCCTGGTCGCAGAGCTGATGACCGCCGCTGCCCAGCTCGCCCGTGCCGGGAACAACCTCAACCAGGTGGCGCGGATCCTGAACTCCGGCGGTCACAGCGACGGCGTCGACCGGGCCGTCGAGCGGGTACTGCGGGCGGCGGTCCGGGTGGAGGCCGCCGCGGTCGAGATCGCCCGGCGGCGGTGA
- a CDS encoding WhiB family transcriptional regulator, with product MHSATTHEPRTLGDHTWQNQAACHTRLGTDPEMFFPEPDEIDRIRAAKTLCAQCPVRRTCLDAALENGDRDGIRGGLTEEERDALHSKLPQRLDYARINATLAGGDVHLSRAERRAVARDAYRAGIPADQLARLLKVTVEHAKKLYRHAAREISHRNTQAVKTAKGTKKTSDTRTTPVTPVRTPARADLGTAA from the coding sequence ATGCACAGCGCCACCACCCACGAGCCGCGCACCCTCGGCGACCACACCTGGCAGAACCAGGCCGCCTGCCACACCCGCCTCGGCACCGACCCCGAGATGTTCTTCCCCGAGCCCGACGAGATCGACCGCATCCGCGCCGCCAAGACCCTGTGCGCCCAGTGCCCGGTCCGCCGGACCTGCCTGGACGCCGCGCTGGAGAACGGCGACCGCGACGGTATCCGGGGCGGCCTCACCGAGGAGGAACGCGACGCTCTCCACAGCAAGCTCCCCCAGCGCCTCGACTACGCCCGGATCAACGCCACCCTCGCCGGCGGCGACGTCCACCTCAGCCGCGCCGAGCGCCGCGCCGTCGCCCGCGACGCCTACCGGGCCGGGATACCCGCCGACCAGCTCGCCCGCCTGCTGAAGGTCACCGTCGAGCACGCCAAGAAGCTCTACCGCCACGCCGCCCGCGAGATCAGCCACCGCAACACCCAGGCCGTCAAAACCGCCAAGGGAACCAAGAAGACCAGCGACACCAGGACGACCCCGGTCACCCCGGTGAGGACCCCGGCCCGCGCCGACCTCGGGACGGCCGCGTGA